A DNA window from Phragmites australis chromosome 11, lpPhrAust1.1, whole genome shotgun sequence contains the following coding sequences:
- the LOC133884325 gene encoding lysophospholipid acyltransferase LPEAT1-like isoform X1 encodes MKHLPAEPDRPIRIGQLSSFSLATVWSSSPRPSHRPRHHPSRISISASSPCRSGVSARVRVSPSPPTAMAPDDAATTAASSEPGGAGGMSSEEVAARPLLSSLSPSPAVPVPESIEDLDRRYAPYARRDAYGPMGLGPIGPAEAARLAIAAVVLVPLRVVAGVLVLVAYYLVCRVCTLWVEEERESGEGDGYARLQGWRREAVVRCGRALARAMLFVFGFYWIREYDCRFHDAKDEHVDQSKELERPGVIVSNHVSYVDILYHMSASFPSFVAKRSVARLPLVGLISKCLGCIFVLRESKTSDFKGVSGAVTEKIQRAHQQKTAPMMLLFPEGTTSNGDYLLPFKTGAFLAKAPVQPVILRYPYKRFNPAWESMSGGRHVFLLLCQFVNYLEVIHLPVYYPSEQEKDDPKLYANNVRKLMAVEGNLILSDLGLAEKRVYHAALNDNHTFLPQESARLLNQEL; translated from the exons ATGAAACACCTCCCAGCAGAACCAGACCGTCCGATCAGAATCGGACAGTtgtcctccttctccctcgccaCCGTCTGGTCGTCGTCTCCTCGCCCAAGCCACCGGCCACGTCACCATCCATCCCGCATCTCCATCTCGGCGTCTTCCCCATGTCGATCCGGTGTCagcgctagggttagggtttccccTTCGCCCCCCACCGCCATGGCTCCCGAcgacgccgccaccaccgcggcCTCTTCCGAgcccggcggcgccggcgggatGAGCAGCGAGGAGGTCGCCGCGAGGCCGCTCCTCTCGTCGCTCTCCCCCTCCCCGGCCGTACCGGTGCCGGAGAGCATAGAGGATCTGGACCGGAGGTACGCGCCGTACGCGCGGCGGGATGCGTACGGGCCGATGGGCCTTGGGCCCATCGGGCCGGCCGAGGCGGCACGGCTGGCGATCGCGGCGGTTGTCCTCGTCCCGCTCCGGGTCGTGGCCGGCGTGCTCGTGCTCGTCGCCTACTACCTCGTGTGCCGCGTGTGCACGCTgtgggtggaggaggagcgggagagCGGCGAGGGGGATGGGTACGCGCGGCTCCAAGGGTGGAGGCGGGAGGCGGTGGTGCGGTGCGGCCGCGCGCTCGCTCGcgccatgttgttcgtcttCGGGTTCTACTGGATCCGGGAGTACGACTGCCGCTTCCACGATGCCAAG GATGAGCATGTGGATCAGTCTAAAGAATTGGAAAGGCCAGGGGTGATTGTATCTAATCATGTATCTTATGTGGATATTCTTTATCACATGTCAGCTTCTTTTCCAAGTTTTGTTGCTAAG AGATCAGTGGCCAGATTACCCCTAGTTGGTCTCATAAG CAAATGTCTTGGATGCATTTTTGTCCTGCGGGAGTCTAAAACATCAGATTTCAAAGGTGTTTCAG GTGCTGTAACTGAAAAAATCCAGCGTGCACATCAACAAAAAACTGCTCCGATGATGCTACTCTTCCCTG AGGGCACTACTTCAAACGGGGATTATCTCCTTCCATTCAAGACAGGTGCCTTTCTTGCAAAAGCACCAGTTCAGCCAGTCATATTAAGATATCCTTACAAAAGGTTTAATCCAGCATGGGAGTCCATGTCAGGG GGGCGCCATGTATTTCTACTCCTCTGTCAGTTTGTAAATTATCTAGAGGTGATCCATCTGCCTGTTTACTATCCGTCAGAGCAAGAAAAGGATGATCCTAAGCTCTATGCAAATAATGTACGGAAATTGATGGCAGTGGAG GGAAACTTAATTCTTTCAGACCTTGGGCTGGCGGAGAAGCGAGTATACCATGCGGCACTGAATG
- the LOC133884325 gene encoding lysophospholipid acyltransferase LPEAT1-like isoform X2 translates to MKHLPAEPDRPIRIGQLSSFSLATVWSSSPRPSHRPRHHPSRISISASSPCRSGVSARVRVSPSPPTAMAPDDAATTAASSEPGGAGGMSSEEVAARPLLSSLSPSPAVPVPESIEDLDRRYAPYARRDAYGPMGLGPIGPAEAARLAIAAVVLVPLRVVAGVLVLVAYYLVCRVCTLWVEEERESGEGDGYARLQGWRREAVVRCGRALARAMLFVFGFYWIREYDCRFHDAKDEHVDQSKELERPGVIVSNHVSYVDILYHMSASFPSFVAKRSVARLPLVGLISKCLGCIFVLRESKTSDFKGVSGAVTEKIQRAHQQKTAPMMLLFPEGTTSNGDYLLPFKTGAFLAKAPVQPVILRYPYKRFNPAWESMSGGRHVFLLLCQFVNYLEVIHLPVYYPSEQEKDDPKLYANNVRKLMAVEGNLILSDLGLAEKRVYHAALNVMREGKNLSC, encoded by the exons ATGAAACACCTCCCAGCAGAACCAGACCGTCCGATCAGAATCGGACAGTtgtcctccttctccctcgccaCCGTCTGGTCGTCGTCTCCTCGCCCAAGCCACCGGCCACGTCACCATCCATCCCGCATCTCCATCTCGGCGTCTTCCCCATGTCGATCCGGTGTCagcgctagggttagggtttccccTTCGCCCCCCACCGCCATGGCTCCCGAcgacgccgccaccaccgcggcCTCTTCCGAgcccggcggcgccggcgggatGAGCAGCGAGGAGGTCGCCGCGAGGCCGCTCCTCTCGTCGCTCTCCCCCTCCCCGGCCGTACCGGTGCCGGAGAGCATAGAGGATCTGGACCGGAGGTACGCGCCGTACGCGCGGCGGGATGCGTACGGGCCGATGGGCCTTGGGCCCATCGGGCCGGCCGAGGCGGCACGGCTGGCGATCGCGGCGGTTGTCCTCGTCCCGCTCCGGGTCGTGGCCGGCGTGCTCGTGCTCGTCGCCTACTACCTCGTGTGCCGCGTGTGCACGCTgtgggtggaggaggagcgggagagCGGCGAGGGGGATGGGTACGCGCGGCTCCAAGGGTGGAGGCGGGAGGCGGTGGTGCGGTGCGGCCGCGCGCTCGCTCGcgccatgttgttcgtcttCGGGTTCTACTGGATCCGGGAGTACGACTGCCGCTTCCACGATGCCAAG GATGAGCATGTGGATCAGTCTAAAGAATTGGAAAGGCCAGGGGTGATTGTATCTAATCATGTATCTTATGTGGATATTCTTTATCACATGTCAGCTTCTTTTCCAAGTTTTGTTGCTAAG AGATCAGTGGCCAGATTACCCCTAGTTGGTCTCATAAG CAAATGTCTTGGATGCATTTTTGTCCTGCGGGAGTCTAAAACATCAGATTTCAAAGGTGTTTCAG GTGCTGTAACTGAAAAAATCCAGCGTGCACATCAACAAAAAACTGCTCCGATGATGCTACTCTTCCCTG AGGGCACTACTTCAAACGGGGATTATCTCCTTCCATTCAAGACAGGTGCCTTTCTTGCAAAAGCACCAGTTCAGCCAGTCATATTAAGATATCCTTACAAAAGGTTTAATCCAGCATGGGAGTCCATGTCAGGG GGGCGCCATGTATTTCTACTCCTCTGTCAGTTTGTAAATTATCTAGAGGTGATCCATCTGCCTGTTTACTATCCGTCAGAGCAAGAAAAGGATGATCCTAAGCTCTATGCAAATAATGTACGGAAATTGATGGCAGTGGAG GGAAACTTAATTCTTTCAGACCTTGGGCTGGCGGAGAAGCGAGTATACCATGCGGCACTGAATG
- the LOC133884325 gene encoding lysophospholipid acyltransferase LPEAT1-like isoform X3 — protein MKHLPAEPDRPIRIGQLSSFSLATVWSSSPRPSHRPRHHPSRISISASSPCRSGVSARVRVSPSPPTAMAPDDAATTAASSEPGGAGGMSSEEVAARPLLSSLSPSPAVPVPESIEDLDRRYAPYARRDAYGPMGLGPIGPAEAARLAIAAVVLVPLRVVAGVLVLVAYYLVCRVCTLWVEEERESGEGDGYARLQGWRREAVVRCGRALARAMLFVFGFYWIREYDCRFHDAKDEHVDQSKELERPGVIVSNHVSYVDILYHMSASFPSFVAKRSVARLPLVGLISKCLGCIFVLRESKTSDFKGVSGAVTEKIQRAHQQKTAPMMLLFPEGTTSNGDYLLPFKTGAFLAKAPVQPVILRYPYKRFNPAWESMSGGRHVFLLLCQFVNYLEVIHLPVYYPSEQEKDDPKLYANNVRKLMAVEGNLILSDLGLAEKRVYHAALNGLLCQS, from the exons ATGAAACACCTCCCAGCAGAACCAGACCGTCCGATCAGAATCGGACAGTtgtcctccttctccctcgccaCCGTCTGGTCGTCGTCTCCTCGCCCAAGCCACCGGCCACGTCACCATCCATCCCGCATCTCCATCTCGGCGTCTTCCCCATGTCGATCCGGTGTCagcgctagggttagggtttccccTTCGCCCCCCACCGCCATGGCTCCCGAcgacgccgccaccaccgcggcCTCTTCCGAgcccggcggcgccggcgggatGAGCAGCGAGGAGGTCGCCGCGAGGCCGCTCCTCTCGTCGCTCTCCCCCTCCCCGGCCGTACCGGTGCCGGAGAGCATAGAGGATCTGGACCGGAGGTACGCGCCGTACGCGCGGCGGGATGCGTACGGGCCGATGGGCCTTGGGCCCATCGGGCCGGCCGAGGCGGCACGGCTGGCGATCGCGGCGGTTGTCCTCGTCCCGCTCCGGGTCGTGGCCGGCGTGCTCGTGCTCGTCGCCTACTACCTCGTGTGCCGCGTGTGCACGCTgtgggtggaggaggagcgggagagCGGCGAGGGGGATGGGTACGCGCGGCTCCAAGGGTGGAGGCGGGAGGCGGTGGTGCGGTGCGGCCGCGCGCTCGCTCGcgccatgttgttcgtcttCGGGTTCTACTGGATCCGGGAGTACGACTGCCGCTTCCACGATGCCAAG GATGAGCATGTGGATCAGTCTAAAGAATTGGAAAGGCCAGGGGTGATTGTATCTAATCATGTATCTTATGTGGATATTCTTTATCACATGTCAGCTTCTTTTCCAAGTTTTGTTGCTAAG AGATCAGTGGCCAGATTACCCCTAGTTGGTCTCATAAG CAAATGTCTTGGATGCATTTTTGTCCTGCGGGAGTCTAAAACATCAGATTTCAAAGGTGTTTCAG GTGCTGTAACTGAAAAAATCCAGCGTGCACATCAACAAAAAACTGCTCCGATGATGCTACTCTTCCCTG AGGGCACTACTTCAAACGGGGATTATCTCCTTCCATTCAAGACAGGTGCCTTTCTTGCAAAAGCACCAGTTCAGCCAGTCATATTAAGATATCCTTACAAAAGGTTTAATCCAGCATGGGAGTCCATGTCAGGG GGGCGCCATGTATTTCTACTCCTCTGTCAGTTTGTAAATTATCTAGAGGTGATCCATCTGCCTGTTTACTATCCGTCAGAGCAAGAAAAGGATGATCCTAAGCTCTATGCAAATAATGTACGGAAATTGATGGCAGTGGAG GGAAACTTAATTCTTTCAGACCTTGGGCTGGCGGAGAAGCGAGTATACCATGCGGCACTGAATG